The Hirundo rustica isolate bHirRus1 chromosome 24, bHirRus1.pri.v3, whole genome shotgun sequence genome includes a window with the following:
- the SNRPC gene encoding U1 small nuclear ribonucleoprotein C isoform X1 has product MPKFYCDYCDTYLTHDSPSVRKTHCSGRKHKENVKDYYQKWMEEQAQSLIDKTIAAAFQQGKIPPTPFSAPPPAGAMIPPPPSIPGPPRPGMMPAPHMGGPPMMPMMGPPPPGMMPVGPAPGMRPPMGGHMPMMPGPPMMRPPSRPMMVPTRPGMTRPDR; this is encoded by the exons ATGCCCAA GTTTTACTGTGATTATTGTGACACGTACCTCACCCATGACTCG CCCTCCGTGAGAAAAACCCACTGCAGTGGCCGGAAGCACAAGGAGAATGTGAAGGATTATTACCAGAAATGGATGGAGGAGCAAGCCCAGAGCCTGATTGATAAAACAA TAGCGGCTGCATTCCAGCAAGGGAAAATTCCACCGACCCCGTTCTCGGCGCCGCCTCCGGCCGGAGCCATGATTCCGCCTCCTCCCAGCATCC CTGGCCCCCCCCGGCCCGGCATGATGCCAGCCCCACACATGGGGGGACCCCCAATGATGCCAATGATGGGCCCACCCCCTCCGGGAATGATGCCAGTCGGACCTG ctcctgggatgAGGCCACCCATGGGAGGACACATGCCAATGATGCCAGGGCCCCCGATGATGAGACCCCCCTCCAGACCCATGATGGTGCCAACCAGGCCGGGAATGACCCGTCCAGACAGATAA
- the SNRPC gene encoding U1 small nuclear ribonucleoprotein C isoform X2 yields the protein MPKFYCDYCDTYLTHDSPSVRKTHCSGRKHKENVKDYYQKWMEEQAQSLIDKTTAAFQQGKIPPTPFSAPPPAGAMIPPPPSIPGPPRPGMMPAPHMGGPPMMPMMGPPPPGMMPVGPAPGMRPPMGGHMPMMPGPPMMRPPSRPMMVPTRPGMTRPDR from the exons ATGCCCAA GTTTTACTGTGATTATTGTGACACGTACCTCACCCATGACTCG CCCTCCGTGAGAAAAACCCACTGCAGTGGCCGGAAGCACAAGGAGAATGTGAAGGATTATTACCAGAAATGGATGGAGGAGCAAGCCCAGAGCCTGATTGATAAAACAA CGGCTGCATTCCAGCAAGGGAAAATTCCACCGACCCCGTTCTCGGCGCCGCCTCCGGCCGGAGCCATGATTCCGCCTCCTCCCAGCATCC CTGGCCCCCCCCGGCCCGGCATGATGCCAGCCCCACACATGGGGGGACCCCCAATGATGCCAATGATGGGCCCACCCCCTCCGGGAATGATGCCAGTCGGACCTG ctcctgggatgAGGCCACCCATGGGAGGACACATGCCAATGATGCCAGGGCCCCCGATGATGAGACCCCCCTCCAGACCCATGATGGTGCCAACCAGGCCGGGAATGACCCGTCCAGACAGATAA